The DNA sequence agagggggggactggacgggagggggagatggaggaggttgctttTGAGGTTGAAATTGATCCCAGCGACTGGATTGCTGACATTGTTACCAAGATGATGTACGTCTCTGGTGAGACGGGCGAGCCATCGGCCGAGACGACGGGGATTATCGAGGATATCGTGAGGCAGCAGGTTATTGAGATTGTGAGTTTGTGTCCATTCAATGTTTCTCCCGTCCGAACTAACCACCGTCCCAGCTCCGCAACTGCACCGAACTCGCCGCCCGCCGCGGCGCCCGCGCGATCACTATTAATGACCTGATTTTCCAAATCCGTGATGACGCCCCAAAGGTTTCCCGTCTGCGGACATTCCTCTCCTGGAAAGACGTCCGCAAAAACGTCAAGGATTCCGACGAcaagggaggagagggtgatcTTGGTGCGGGTGAAGACCCCGTCGGTGGTGTAGTTCCCGGCGGGCCAGTCGACGACACGgccaaaaagaacaagaaagCCAAAGTCGGCCTCCCCTGGGAACCATCGTCTTATTTCGCCGTCGAAGTCCCAGAGagagaagacgaagaagacgaggaggaagaggaaatgAACCACATCACCCTCCAGCGCCTCCGCAAGGCAGACGAGCGGACCAAGGCCATGACGCGAGAGGAATACGTCACCTGGTCTGAGTTTCGCCAAGCATCGTTTACGTACCGTAAGGGAAAGAGATTTAGGGAATGGGCGGGTTTTGGGATCGTGACGGATAGCAAGCCGAGTGATGATATTGTGGATATCTTGGGGTTTTTGACGTTTGAGATGGTGCAGACGCTGACGGAGGAGGCGTTGAAAATCAAGGAGAATGAGGACCAGCATagggagaggacgggagggggggagcaGGCGGCGGGGAAtgcggcgaagaagaggaagatggggggtttgggtggggggttgtttgatCCGCCTAGTGAGGGGAGGACGCCGGTTGAGCCGAGGCATATTCAGGAGGCTTTTAGGAGGCTGCAGGGACGGAGTAAGAAGAGTAGGGCTATGTTGAACGGGACGAGGATTCAGCAGAGGACGAATTTGAGGTTGTTTtagggggaggatgggggtgcTTTTGTGGGCTTTGGACGATACGCGGGAGGAAATCCTTGCGTTCTGGTTTC is a window from the Podospora pseudocomata strain CBS 415.72m chromosome 6, whole genome shotgun sequence genome containing:
- the SPT3 gene encoding Transcription initiation protein spt3 (COG:K; EggNog:ENOG503NXIN); translated protein: MPRKMLPKKTPELYTAHQLQPVPPRQVPEVQPQLEKQPEPERQSEPEPQQLRPIPMLQSEQPRDFAPHRGNEQVQQRNNSQFMKGATPPTRQQQEDDTPMYFQASLHELYPVRLVNPRCAKFKKVFQRPHFFTPSPSYAIGYTSVPPPQPGAATGSTAVDDSAPPVIDVPRSAVKEAIASRNDVFKGNPALFDEVMMNGQPLDLNGYDLEQNEEGTANLIPLNLDPAAFTLKDFLTRPDPMETGKGKEGGTGREGEMEEVAFEVEIDPSDWIADIVTKMMYVSGETGEPSAETTGIIEDIVRQQVIEILRNCTELAARRGARAITINDLIFQIRDDAPKVSRLRTFLSWKDVRKNVKDSDDKGGEGDLGAGEDPVGGVVPGGPVDDTAKKNKKAKVGLPWEPSSYFAVEVPEREDEEDEEEEEMNHITLQRLRKADERTKAMTREEYVTWSEFRQASFTYRKGKRFREWAGFGIVTDSKPSDDIVDILGFLTFEMVQTLTEEALKIKENEDQHRERTGGGEQAAGNAAKKRKMGGLGGGLFDPPSEGRTPVEPRHIQEAFRRLQGRSKKSRAMLNGTRIQQRTNLRLF